One window from the genome of Candidatus Chlorohelix allophototropha encodes:
- a CDS encoding ABC transporter substrate-binding protein, with protein sequence MRNRRYSRLSVVAVFLMVVTAILGACGDNTATPVATTASATTAAATTAAGTTKAATTAAAGATTAAATTAAAGATTAAATTAAATAAVASSGHPGIYREVWFGPDPTTLDPQAVQPAGYTTRYMYGNLYIGLSDYDEKANIIPGIAKEWKVSADNKVWTFTLNPAAKFSSGRQVTAADVAYTYERAADSKLKSTSAYSTVSDIVGAAEKFAGTADKISGIKVIDDTTIELTLKSSVPFLPSKLASSAAFILNKDIVESDPKWWETKSAGAGPFQLAEWQHGQQIALTPNPNWFGSKVKLTRIEYLLVGDATNRLSVFESGKTDAHWSLLTDEINRLKKDTGEMGKMFKQWDIGMGYILYVGMNANGYEPFKNAKVRQAVTMALDSQAINDTPLNGAGFTATGLIPSGLPGYVPGQMKLKYDPTAAKKLLADAGYADASKMPELVLSQVGSGPDIAGTTQFIQEALKTNLGMNVRINVTDQQSFIAQLQQGKVAAWASLMIASLPDQYSVLSQFSSKNPQNVFGYNNPEYDALLQQALTISDDKARNAVYNQLETKLMDDAAIMPVMWAKFYTLQRPYVSGLRVNVLGIMPYTNLEVK encoded by the coding sequence TTGAGAAACAGACGTTATTCTCGGCTGTCAGTAGTAGCAGTATTTTTGATGGTTGTTACTGCAATCCTCGGAGCTTGCGGTGACAATACTGCAACCCCCGTGGCTACTACCGCTAGCGCCACTACTGCTGCCGCTACCACCGCTGCCGGTACTACTAAAGCAGCTACTACTGCCGCAGCCGGTGCTACCACTGCTGCCGCTACTACCGCCGCTGCTGGTGCTACTACCGCTGCCGCTACTACCGCCGCTGCCACCGCCGCAGTTGCAAGCAGTGGACATCCCGGTATTTATCGCGAAGTTTGGTTTGGTCCCGATCCGACAACCCTTGACCCGCAAGCCGTCCAACCCGCCGGCTACACTACCCGCTACATGTATGGTAACTTATACATTGGTTTGTCTGATTACGATGAGAAAGCCAACATAATACCGGGTATCGCCAAGGAATGGAAAGTCAGCGCGGATAACAAAGTATGGACTTTCACCCTAAACCCTGCTGCCAAGTTTTCAAGCGGAAGACAGGTAACCGCCGCAGACGTAGCTTATACTTACGAACGCGCCGCTGACAGCAAGCTGAAAAGTACGTCGGCTTACAGCACCGTGAGTGATATTGTAGGCGCAGCTGAAAAATTTGCTGGTACCGCCGACAAAATCAGTGGTATTAAAGTAATTGATGACACTACTATCGAACTCACCCTGAAAAGTTCCGTTCCCTTCTTGCCCAGCAAGTTGGCTAGTAGTGCCGCTTTCATTCTGAACAAAGATATTGTTGAGAGTGACCCGAAATGGTGGGAAACCAAAAGCGCCGGTGCAGGTCCATTCCAATTGGCAGAGTGGCAGCATGGGCAGCAAATTGCGTTGACCCCTAACCCCAACTGGTTTGGTAGCAAAGTCAAACTGACCCGCATCGAATATCTGTTGGTAGGTGATGCAACCAATCGCCTCAGTGTATTCGAGAGCGGCAAAACTGATGCCCACTGGTCACTTCTTACCGATGAAATTAATCGGTTGAAAAAAGACACCGGCGAAATGGGCAAGATGTTCAAACAGTGGGACATCGGGATGGGCTACATACTGTATGTGGGTATGAACGCCAACGGTTACGAACCGTTCAAGAATGCTAAAGTTCGCCAAGCTGTTACTATGGCACTCGATTCACAAGCTATCAATGATACTCCGTTGAACGGCGCAGGTTTCACCGCCACCGGTCTTATCCCCAGTGGTCTGCCCGGCTATGTACCCGGACAGATGAAACTCAAGTATGACCCTACCGCAGCTAAGAAATTGCTGGCGGATGCTGGTTATGCCGATGCTTCAAAAATGCCTGAACTAGTATTGTCGCAGGTTGGTTCCGGTCCCGATATCGCCGGTACTACCCAGTTCATTCAGGAAGCCCTGAAAACCAACCTCGGTATGAACGTCAGAATTAATGTGACCGACCAGCAAAGCTTCATTGCCCAATTGCAACAGGGCAAGGTAGCAGCTTGGGCATCTCTGATGATTGCCTCTCTCCCTGACCAGTATTCGGTGCTGTCCCAGTTCTCCAGCAAAAACCCGCAGAATGTGTTCGGCTACAACAATCCTGAATATGATGCCCTTCTTCAGCAAGCGCTTACTATCTCGGATGACAAAGCCCGCAACGCGGTTTACAATCAACTGGAAACCAAATTGATGGACGATGCTGCAATTATGCCGGTAATGTGGGCGAAGTTCTACACTTTGCAACGCCCTTACGTTTCCGGTTTGCGCGTCAACGTATTAGGCATCATGCCCTACACGAACCTTGAAGTGAAGTAA
- a CDS encoding serine O-acetyltransferase, with protein sequence MSTKLPEVEMLEFEQKPNDYSRLSFRDFAMGDIRAWAKLWLRQKYAEERITSLDIAKLIWNYAGLRATLLHRVGYALKKRRVPVVPGIISMMNINLHGFDVPSSVEIGPGLYVPHPVGIVIMARQLGSNVTLINSITIGMRNTFEFPLIGDNVFIGAGARVLGGISIGNNAQIGANAVVVKDVPAGATAVGVPAQIKLPVK encoded by the coding sequence ATGTCAACCAAGTTACCCGAAGTTGAAATGTTGGAATTTGAGCAGAAACCCAACGATTATAGTCGGTTATCCTTCCGCGATTTTGCAATGGGCGACATCCGGGCCTGGGCTAAACTTTGGTTGCGCCAGAAGTATGCTGAAGAACGAATCACCTCGCTTGATATTGCTAAATTGATCTGGAACTATGCGGGTTTGCGCGCCACTCTTTTACATCGTGTTGGCTATGCTCTTAAAAAACGGCGTGTTCCAGTTGTGCCGGGTATCATCAGCATGATGAATATAAACCTGCATGGTTTCGATGTACCGTCCTCTGTAGAGATAGGTCCCGGTCTTTATGTACCACATCCGGTAGGGATTGTAATAATGGCGCGTCAACTTGGCTCAAATGTAACCCTAATCAACAGCATAACCATCGGCATGCGCAACACCTTCGAATTTCCCTTGATTGGCGATAATGTTTTTATCGGGGCGGGTGCGCGGGTACTGGGTGGAATAAGCATTGGAAATAACGCTCAAATCGGTGCAAACGCAGTAGTAGTTAAAGATGTTCCGGCGGGTGCAACCGCTGTGGGCGTTCCGGCGCAAATCAAATTACCTGTGAAATAG
- a CDS encoding glycosyltransferase family 2 protein, which produces MLEIVFGLIMTVLLGLLLPLVVYLIMLVIAGAFYRKPNSQKRSLLELERNGKYPNLVIMIPAHDEALTLPATLQHFNMLSLDRAGKVKPRIVVIADNCTDNTAELAREVGVEVYERFDTENRGKGHALRWAFEKLPQDFPAYEAVVIFDADTVPHAEFMIEAAAAYSRGVSVMQGRYDVLDPHETWRSSLTYVAFALFNHVRPLGRAVLKLSDGLKGNGMLISRKVLEKLPWNAYSLVEDIEYTSRLVQADMKVEYVPEAKLYGQAAASSKQALSQRLRWEGGRGAQARKDIPGLLKTALLKRNVAAFDRAMDLIIPPLGLLVALLIFSSLLNMLAWLLVGGAWLGWTLSLFGLSLVGIIIFVLGGLLVARVPARAYLALARAPFYIAWKLWVYVILVTRRLPSEWVRTERAKIEVQDVNQVTRS; this is translated from the coding sequence ATGCTCGAAATCGTGTTTGGGTTGATAATGACCGTTCTGTTGGGGCTGTTGCTCCCGCTGGTGGTATATCTGATAATGCTGGTAATTGCTGGCGCGTTTTACCGCAAACCCAACTCCCAAAAGCGCAGCCTTCTTGAACTGGAACGTAATGGTAAGTACCCCAATCTTGTTATTATGATTCCTGCTCACGATGAAGCGCTTACTCTTCCGGCTACCTTACAACACTTTAATATGCTCAGCCTCGACCGCGCCGGTAAAGTAAAACCGCGCATTGTGGTTATTGCCGATAATTGCACCGACAATACCGCCGAGTTAGCCCGTGAAGTTGGCGTTGAGGTGTATGAACGGTTTGACACCGAGAATCGTGGCAAGGGACATGCCTTACGCTGGGCTTTTGAGAAATTGCCGCAGGATTTCCCCGCTTATGAAGCAGTAGTAATATTTGATGCTGATACCGTGCCGCATGCTGAGTTTATGATCGAAGCCGCCGCCGCTTATAGCAGAGGTGTTTCGGTGATGCAGGGACGCTATGATGTGTTAGATCCTCATGAAACTTGGCGCAGTAGCCTAACCTATGTCGCTTTCGCTTTGTTCAACCATGTGCGTCCGCTCGGACGTGCCGTTCTGAAATTGAGCGATGGGCTTAAAGGAAACGGCATGCTTATATCGCGCAAAGTGTTGGAAAAATTGCCTTGGAATGCCTACTCACTGGTTGAAGATATAGAATATACCAGCCGTTTAGTTCAAGCAGACATGAAAGTTGAATATGTACCGGAAGCGAAGCTATACGGTCAGGCAGCCGCCAGCAGCAAACAGGCATTGAGCCAGCGTTTGCGGTGGGAAGGCGGACGCGGGGCGCAAGCGCGCAAGGATATTCCCGGATTGCTAAAAACCGCCCTGTTAAAACGTAACGTTGCCGCTTTTGACCGCGCAATGGATTTGATAATCCCTCCGTTGGGCTTACTCGTAGCTTTACTAATATTTAGTAGTCTTCTGAACATGCTAGCTTGGTTACTTGTAGGTGGGGCTTGGCTTGGTTGGACACTTTCATTATTTGGCTTGAGCTTGGTTGGCATAATAATATTCGTGCTAGGTGGTCTGTTGGTTGCCAGAGTGCCTGCTCGCGCTTATCTTGCGCTGGCTCGCGCTCCTTTCTATATTGCTTGGAAATTGTGGGTATATGTTATACTGGTTACCCGTCGCCTGCCTAGTGAATGGGTCAGAACCGAACGAGCTAAAATAGAGGTTCAGGATGTCAACCAAGTTACCCGAAGTTGA
- a CDS encoding WecB/TagA/CpsF family glycosyltransferase, giving the protein MTVETLVKPQRVEILGASVDDIVMGEAVSIIADWVRNKQTNPYFVSQQVVTLNPEYVTLARRNPQFLSLINKAGLITPDGVGLIYASKIMRHPLRGRVTGVALTHALAQHSAELHNTGKGHMRLFLLGAAPGIAEQAACQMHKMYPGVEIVGTFSGFSGPEGDAESVEKIRESGADVVLVAYGMVKQDYWIERNLKATGAAVGIGIGGTFDYIAGIVSTPPEAVKRMGMEWAYRIFTQKNRWKRAIFVPKFIGAVALKTPFTWLAN; this is encoded by the coding sequence ATGACTGTAGAAACATTAGTAAAACCCCAAAGAGTAGAAATTCTGGGCGCAAGTGTTGATGATATAGTAATGGGCGAAGCCGTTAGTATCATTGCAGACTGGGTTAGAAATAAACAAACAAATCCTTATTTTGTATCACAGCAAGTTGTAACCTTAAATCCTGAATACGTAACATTGGCGCGACGCAACCCACAATTCCTTAGTCTGATAAACAAAGCCGGGCTTATTACTCCAGATGGTGTCGGTTTGATTTACGCTAGTAAGATTATGCGCCACCCCTTGCGAGGGCGCGTTACCGGAGTTGCCTTGACCCACGCTTTGGCACAACATTCCGCCGAATTGCACAACACTGGAAAAGGACACATGCGCTTATTTTTGCTGGGCGCTGCCCCCGGCATTGCTGAACAAGCCGCTTGTCAAATGCACAAAATGTATCCGGGCGTAGAAATAGTCGGAACTTTTAGCGGGTTCTCCGGTCCTGAAGGCGATGCTGAAAGCGTTGAAAAAATTCGAGAGAGTGGCGCTGATGTGGTGCTGGTTGCCTATGGTATGGTCAAGCAAGATTACTGGATTGAACGCAACCTGAAAGCAACTGGCGCAGCCGTCGGTATTGGCATAGGCGGCACATTCGATTACATTGCCGGAATTGTATCTACTCCCCCGGAAGCAGTCAAGCGAATGGGTATGGAATGGGCTTACCGGATTTTCACTCAGAAAAATCGTTGGAAGCGTGCGATATTTGTTCCCAAATTTATCGGAGCGGTGGCATTAAAAACACCCTTTACTTGGTTGGCTAATTAG